AAGATCACACGGCTGATCCGCTCCACCCATGCGGTGGACGATCCGGCCGGGCTTGCCTCCTGCCGCACCTATATCGACAGCACCGACGCGCGCACAGCCAATGCATTCTACTCCGGTCGCTCCTCGCGCGCGGCGGCCTTTGCCGATCTGCACCACCCGCCCCATGTGAAGGACGGTTTCCAATGACCAAGCCCCCGACCCCACGACTGAAGGCCCCGAAATCCGGCGCACGCGTCAGAATGTATCGGCAAGGCCATGGCGACTGTTTCTTGCTGACCTTCAAGCGCAGCCGCAGCCCTAAGCCATTCTTTATGCTGATCGATTGCGGTCGCAAGAAAGGCAGCACGCCGGATGACTTGGTGGCAAAAGAGATCGACATCGACGCCGTCATTGAAGAGATCTGGAAAGACACTGGCGGCAAGTTGGATGTGGTTGTGGTCACGCACGAGCATGAGGATCACGTCTCCGGCTTTCCCAAGGCGGGCGACGACACACATCCGTTCTCGAAGTTTCATGTCGAAGACCTCTGGCTTGCTTGGACGGAAGACGAAACCGACGCGGATGCCAACCGTTACCGCGAGATTTACGGAGACAAGCTGCTGACCTTGGCCCTCGCCCACGAGAAGCTCACCGCGTTGCAGGGCATCGGTGCGCCCGAAGGGGCAGCAGAAGAGATCGCGGAGTTTCTGGAGCTTGAGACGGGCCACAGAACCGGCGCGGCGGTCTTGAAAGAGGCCTGTATCGAAATGGGCGTCGCCCCACGCGACATGATCGAAGGGCCGGAACACGCTTTTGCCGCCGCGCGCAGCACCAAAATTCGCGGCAAACGCTACAAGGAACGGCTTGCCGGGCTGCGATCGATGGTGAAAGGCGAGATTAAGTTCTTGTCCCCCGGTGATCCGCCTCTTGCGCTGAAAGGCGTGAAAGATGTGCGCGTCTTCCCCTTCGGCCCACCGCGCGACCAACACTTGCTCACCAGCCTCGATCCACGCCAATCCGAGGAGTTTCACCTTGGGCCATTTGCCATGGGCGATGTCGGCGCAGGCTTGTTCGCAGCGTTTGACGGGGACACGAAGGGCAAAAGCTCTTCGCCCTTCGCACCGCGCTACGTCATTGCCGAAGGCGAGATCAGCGACAGCGTGAAGGAAGACGCAGCACCCGAGCGGTCTTATCTTTCGAGGACCTATTTGGCCGAGGATGCAGCGGACCGCCGCATCGATGGCGACTGGATGGGAGAGGCCGAAGGGTTGGCGCTTCGGCTGAATTCCGAAGTGAACAACACCTCGTTAGTGCTTGCTTTTGAATTGGAAAAGAGCGGCAAGACCATGCTGTTCACCGGCGATGCGCAGCGCGGATCATGGGTGTCTTGGGCTGATCTGTCATGGCAGATCGACGGCGCGACGATCACCGCAAAAGATCTGCTGGCCCGCTGCACATTTTACAAGGCGGGGCATCACGGGTCTCACAATGCCACGCTCAACGGCTCGCTGGACAGCGCCCACCCCAACCTCAACTGGATGGCCCAAGGCGCTTATGCGAATGATTTTGTGGCGATGGTGCCGTCCAACAAAACTTGGGCCTGGGGCAAATCGCGACCGTGGCGGCATCCCATGAAGGCGATCGAACACGCGCTGATCGATAAAACACGATCCAGATTGCTGATGATTGAACCCCACACACCTGAGCGTCACGACGCTCATGCAGGGCCGGAATTCGACGCGATGTGGGAGGCTTTCCTGAACGCCACCCGCAGTGAAGAGGTGGCGATCGAGTATGTGGTCGAGGACACCCCGGTGGCTCCGTAAGAAGCGGGTCGCAAGATTATGTTTTATATCCATAAATCCAGTCTTGCTGGCGGTGTATTAAGGCGGGCGACAAGCGGGACGCAACGGCCATTGGAGCGTAAGTTGCAACCTGTGACAGCGTGCTGTGACGGTGGAACATGTGCGAATTTGCGACAGATCGGGCCTGAACCTTGGTGACCCGCGGTTTGCGCGTCGCTTCGTAGCTTTGCAGCGCGCTTGTCTTATCGCCGTCCTGTGACAGAGCATCTGCCAGAACCACCGCATCTTCCAAGGCCATTACCGCACCTTGCGCCATAGACGGAAGCATCGGATGTGCCGCATCGCCCAGCAGTGTCACCGGCCCATCGCACCATTTGGCAAGCGGGGGTCGACCATACAGCGCCCACCGGAACAATCCGGTCGACGCCTCCAGCACCGACCTTAAACAAGGTTGCCAATCGCCAAAATCGGCCAATGCCTCTTCAACGTTGCCCGGAATGGACCAGCCTTCTTCGGTCCAGCTGTCCTGCTCGACGATGCCCACGAAGTTCACATGGCTGCCGCCTTTGATCCGCGTGGTCACCGCATGTTTTTTGCGGCCAGCCCAGATGACGCCAATTGGCGGCGGGGCGTTTTCCCCTAAAGCCGCCACGGGCACCACAGCGCGCCACGCCACGTTTCCTGTAAAACGAGCGCGATCCCCACCGCACATTTGCTGGCGGATTTGAGAGCGCACGCCATCCGCCCCGACAAGGATGTCGCCAAACACGCGGTCACCACGGTCCAGATAGACAGACGCGCCGCCGCGCTCCCGCACATATCCCGTGATGCGCGCGTTGGTCCGCACCCGTGCGGATGGCTGCGCACGCAGCGCTTTTGCCAGCGCCGAGTGGAGGTCCGCACGGTGTATCTGGATAAACCGGTTGCCCCAACGCGCTTCGGCAGTGCCTTTCATCGGCAGCCGGAATATTTGTCGGCCTGTGCGCCCCATTCGCAGCTCGATTGCCTCAGGCTCGAACAACGCACCTTCAATCAACGGGGTCACGCCCAAACGATCAAGCACGGCCATCCCGTTCGGGCTGATTTGAAGGCCTGCGCCAACTTCTGCCAGCTCTGGCGCCTGCTCCAATACCTCGACTTCCCAGCCCGTTTGCGCCAGCGCCAGACCACAAGCCAGACCGCCGATACCGCCGCCCGCAACTACTGCGCGTTTTTTGGTCATGAAACTTAGCCGCCCCGATTTTTCTTGCCGATGTCTTTTTCGCGACGATACGCAGGTTCCGGGTGGCGCGAAAGACCCCTGCTGCGCCATAGTGGCAAAACACCGCTGGAGCCACGCATGACCCTGCCCGTTATTCCGCTTTCCACTGTGCGCCACCATCATCTGGCGCGGCATAGGCTATGTGAAGCGCCGACCGGACTTGGGAAAGCCGGTGATTTGCACCAGATGCTGCAAGACCTGACTTTCGTGCAACTTGATAGCATCAACACCGTCGCGCGCGCCCACCATATGATCCTGCACGCCCGCCGGACCAATTATCGCCCCAAAGCGCTCGACAAGCTATTGGCAGACCGCCTCGTCTTCGAGCACTGGACCCATGATGCCTCAGTGATTGATATGGATAATTTTGGTCATTGGCGGCTGAAATTCGCGCGTGATGCGGCCAATCTGCGGGTGCGCTACAAGAATTGGCACCGCGACGGGTTCGAAGAAAGATTTGCGACAGTCCTCAAACGCATTTCCGATTATGGTCCCTGCTGTTCCGCTGATGTGGGCGAAGATGAAAAAAAGGGCTCTGGCGGCTGGTGGGATTGGCATCCGTCAAAAACCGCGCTGGAATATCTGTGGCGCGCGGGTGAGCTTTCCGTCACCCGCCGCGAGGGCTTTCGCAAGTTCTACGACCTGACAGAACGGGTTATTCCCCCCGAGCATCTCAACCAAAGGTTCACTCCCGAAGAGACGATCGACCACGCCTGCACCACGGCGATGGACTGTTTGGGCTTTGCCACCTCGGGCGAACTGGCCGCCTTTTGGGATATCATCACCCCAGCCGAGGCGCGGGACTGGTGTGCCGCCCAACTCGCAGCGGGCGACCTGATCGAGGTGATGTTGGACACCGCCCAAGGCAAACCCCGCCGCTCCTTCGCGCGGCCGGACGTGCTGGATGTGCCACTGATGGAGCCGACCAAGCGCGTGCGCATTCTCTCCCCGTTCGATCCTGCGTTACGGGATCGCAAACGGACCGAACGCCTGTTCGGCTTCCACTACCGGATCGAGGTTTTTGTTCCGGAGGCCAAGAGGCAATACGGCTACTACGTGTTCCCGGTGATGGAAGGCGACCGCATGATCGGACGCATTGATATGAAGGCCAACCGAGCGCAAGATGTGATGTCCGTGCGCGCTTTTTGGCCCGAACGTGGCGTGCGCATGGGCAGCGGTCGCATCAAAGCGCTGGAAACTGCGATCGCCCGCAGCGCAGCCCTTGCAGGCACCACCAACCTGGAGTTCGCAAAAGGTTGGCTGCGGTAAAAGGTTGATTTCTTTGCGCTTTACGGCGATGAACATCTGACTGCATTTGGAGGCCCCATGACCGAGACCCAACTGCGTGAGCAGATTTGCCTGCTGGCGAAATCCATGTTTGATCGCGGCCTCACTGGAGGCTCGACTGGTAACATCTCGGCCCGCACCGAGGATGGTGGTTTGCTTGTGTCGCCCACCGGCACATCGTTCGGGCGTCTGGACCCTGCCCGTCTGTCCCGCTTTGATCCAAGCGGCCAGTTAGTGGACGGCGACCCGCCAACCAAGGAAATGCCCCTCCACGCTGCCTTTTACGACACACGTTCGAGCGCGGGGGCCGTTGTCCACCTTCATGCCTGCCACTCTGTTGCGTGGTCGATGATGCCCGATGCGGACGAGGATAATTTCCTGCCGCCGCTCACCCCCTATGCGATCATGAAGCTGGGCAAGGTCAAACTGCTGCCCTTCTTCATGCCCGGCGATCCTGCGATGGGTGAAGCCGTGCGCGGGCTAGAAGGTAAACGGACCGCGGTAATGCTTGCCAATCACGGGCCCGTGGTGGCTGGCAAGGATGTCGAAGCCGCCTGCAATGCGATTGAAGAGCTGGAAGACACCGCCCGCCTCGCCCTGCTGATGCGCGGATACAACCCGCGGATGCTCAGTGCAAAACAGGTCCAAAACCTCGTAACCAAATTCGATGTGGAGTGGGAATAATGGTGAAGTTTTCAGCCAATCTGGGCTTTCTATGGAACGACCTGCCCTTACCCGATGCGATCCACAATGCCAAAGAGGCAGGCTTTGTCGCTGTGGAGCTGCACTGGCCTTACGCCACGCCTTCCGCCGAGGTCAAAGCTGCTTTGGACGAAACCGGCTTGCCGTGTCTGGGCCTGAACACACAGCGCGGTGACGTTGCCGCCGGAGACAACGGCTGCGCCGCCATTCCCGGACGCGAGTCCGAAGCGCGAGGTTACATTGACGAGGCGTTGGCCTACGCCCGCGAGATCGGGGCTATGAATGTCCATGTCATGGCGGGCTTTACCGACCAAAGCGCTGCGACTAAGGCCACCTTCGCCCAGAATTTGCGCTATGCCTGCGCCCAAGCCGCCCTGACGCAACGCACGATCTTGATCGAGCCGTTGAACCACCGCGATGCAAATGGCTATCACATCGGCACCGTCCCGCAGGCGCAGGAGGCGCTAGCAGACGTCGATCTGCCAAATCTGAAAATCATGTTTGACTGCTATCACCTGCAAATCATGCAGGGCGATCTTCTGAACCTTTTCAAAGGGTGTCAGAAGCAGGTCGGCCACGTGCAATTCGCCGCCGTGCCTGATCGTGGTGAGCCCGACACGGGCGAGGTGAATTTCCCGAGGCTTCTGCCTGAACTGGCGAAGCTGGGATGGGCCACCCCATTCGGCGCAGAATACAAGCCGCGTGGCGCTGTAGAATCTGGTCTTAGCTGGATGAATTCATACAGTTAGGGCGCGATCTTCATCTCTGCTACAAGCTTCACCAAAGCTTTGAAGTCCGCGTCTTGGCTGTCCAAACTCATCACCGCGCGCTCTAATTCTTCCACTTGTGCAACGCTCAGGACGCTGCCCGCAAAGCGTCTGAATTTTGCAACGATCTCGGCTTCGGTGGGCTGTGGGTCAGGCCCGCCCGATGCCTCCACGACGCCGCTGTCGAAACGACGTCCATCGGTCAACGTCACCCGCACGGAGGCTTGCCGCCGCGCCGGATAGTCAGCTTCCAATGCGGGATCGACATGGGCGGTGGTCAGATGTGTGAGCCGGATCAGCTCTTTATCCTCGAAAGCTTCGGGCATCACCTCATCCACCCCGACCACGCCGCACGCAAAGGCGCAGGCCACGGGCCAAGCCAACGAATACTGCGCCTTGGGCGCGGTGTCAGGCACGCTCATGCTCAGGTCAGCGCTGTATTTGAAGGTATGAACCTCGACCGCCGCAATGTCTTTGGCATCAATTTCGTGGGCCACCTTAAGTCCCAAGGCGGCATCAATGGGCGCATGAGCCCACCGACAGATCGGATAGGGTTTCACATATTGTTGGCAGGTCAGCCATGACTTTCCCAGATCGGCCCAGTATCCTGCTGCGTCGTCAAACTCGATCGTTGCAGCGGGCGCTCCGGTAAAGCCATCCTCTGCGATAAGCAGCGCATAGAGCCCCACCGGCGCACCGAAACCGGTTCCGTCATGCAACATCGTCGGATTGGCGATCTCGCGCATCATCTGGCTGCGCGGGGCGTGATATTCCGCAATACCAAGCGCGTGCCGGAAGACGTCGTCCGATACCCCGCGCAACCGAGCGCCCATCACGACACAGCCAAGGGCATTCCACGCGCCCGATGTGTGATAGTCCGGCACCGTCCCGTGTAAGGCAGCAGCGGCGCGATAAGCGGTCTCGTAACCCGCGATCATCAGCACAAGAGCCTCGCGGCCAGACAGCGCTTTTGCATCCTCTGCCAACGCGAGCAGCGCAGGCAACAGCGCCGCCCCTGCGTGGCCCTTGGATGGCTGCCAGCCGTCATGTGCATCAAGGTTGTCTAACTGCGTCGCCATCGCAAACGCCGCCCCGGGCAAGGACGCCACGCGACCGTCAAATGCCAGCCGCGCTTTCGGGGCGTCTGGCCCAGCGGCCCAGTGGCGGACGGCGTGATCACGTGCGATGCGCCCTGCCTCTAAGCGGTGCGCTGCGGCCAGAACGCCAAGCAGGTCCAGAACCAGCAACTTGGCTGTGCTCATGACCTCTACCGGTAGTGCATCCGCATCCAGCCCGTGCAGCCATTTGCTCAGATCATCAAAAATCGGTTTGGGGCCGGCGAGCACTTCCATTTCGGTCATAAGAGATTTCCCTGTCGCAAAGACCATCCTTCGCCACGCTAGCGCGGTTGCAGTGTCATGCAAGCCGGGATTGCGGCCAACCCTCGGTCAATGGGAGCAAAAAGCGCTAGTCCGAAATCTTCCGTTCCATGACCCGCTGATACAGCCTTGGCACCAAGCCGTTCAGCCACCACGCCATCCAAGCCACCCGTCCCACGGGAATCATATCCGCCCCTTTGGACACACCACGCAAGATGACGGCACTGGCTTGCTCCGGTGTCATGATATCAACCGCATCCGAGGCCGCGCCGGGCCGCGACAGCCCATTCCCCTGATCATCGGGCCGACCGATATTTGTGCCCACAAAGGACGGCGCCGCGATTTGAACCCGCACGCCATAGGGGCGTTCTTCCGAGCGAAGGGATTTAAAGAACCCCTCCAGAGCATGTTTGCTAGCGGCATAGGCCGTCCGGCGCGTCAGCGGCGCAAAGCCCGCAACCGAAGACACTGCCAGATGGGTGCCCTTGGATTTGCGGACCGCCTCCAAGAACAACGCGGCACAGGACACCGCGGCGAAATAATTCACCTCGAACAACTTGCGATGGGCCGCCATTTCTTGCTGGTCGAACGCACCAATCAGGGTCAGACCCGCATTGTAAATCACCAGATCGATGCTGGGCCGCGCCTTGAGGATCGAACCAACGGCCTCGCACAAGTCTTCCTCGCGGCACAGGTCGCTCGCTAGCGCGGTCACGCCGTTTTGGGCGGCAATTCGGTCAAGCTCGGGACCTGGAAGGTCTAGCACCACCACATGCCAGCCCGCGCGCAAAAGATCATGGGTCAACGCCTGTCCCAGCCCGCCGGCACCGCCTGTAATTACGGCCGTTTTCAAAGGCCCGCCGCCCTTTTCCAAAGCTCGAAAACCTCGGCGCTTGTCAACTCCGGCGTATATCCGAAATCCTGCTTCAAGGCGGTGTTGTCCAGCACAGGGCGATATTTCAGGAACCGCACCTGCTCCGGCCCGTACCGTGCCAGGCCGAGCGGTTTGGCCACCCGCAATGCGGCTTCAATCAACCACGCGGGCAGTTGGCGCAGCGGCTTGCCCATTGCTTTGGCCAAATCCGGCAGACCCAACGCGCCATCGCCAGCAACGTTAAAAATGCCTGCAGGCCCGTTTGTGGCCGCGCGGAGCAAAATTCGGGCAAGGTCTTTGGTCCAGATAAATACAAACGGGCTTTCATAGCCCCTTAGCATCAGCAGCTTTGGGCTGCGGAACAATGCCGTGATCTGGTTCTCAACCCCTGCCCCCAGCACTGTGCCAACACGCAAGATCACCTGCTGCAACTCAGGATGATCGCGTCGCGCCTCGGCCAGCATCTCTTCGACCAAGCGCTTGTGGTGCGAATAGGGAAACGCCTCATTGCCGCGGATCGGGTCCGTTTCGGTCAGCGGCACCGCATTGTCCGCATGATAGCCATAGGCGGCCCCCGATGACGTAACCACGATGCGCCCCACCCCGTGCGTCACACAGGCCCCAATGACGGCACGGCTGCCATTCACGTCAACGTCATACTCGAACTCGCGCGTGGAGTTTTTCGGCGGCGACACGATGGAGGCGAGATGGACAACTGTATCTGGCTTCACCGCCCCGATCACATGGTCCGGCGCGTCGGTGGTGACATCCAGCACCTCGAACCGCACCCCGTCGGGCAAGGTCGGGCGACGCAAGTCAGTGGCGATCACCTCATGCCCTGTGCCTGCCAGTTCCTGCATCAGCGCCTGCCCAACAGCGCCCGCAGCTCCGGTGATTAGAATCCGCGTCATCGCGCCGCCTCGGTCCGGTTAAACAATGCCGCCAGTGCGATGCCAGAAATCGCGTGCCAGATTCCCCAGAACGCGGCTACGACCGCCATCCCACCAAGCCCGCCGAAAAAGCCGAAGATCAGCACCAAGCCAAGGCCGGAATTCTGAATGCCTGTCTCGATGGTAATCGCGCGACGGTCATAGGGGCTGAGGCCTGCCAGCGTTGCGGCTATGAACCCACCCGACAGCGCCAACGCATTGTGCAGGACGACTAGCCCTGCCACCATCCACGCATACTGCAAAAAGAACGCCCAGTTTGCCGCCAAGGCCAGAATGACAAAGGCCACGAAAATCCCCAGCGACACATGCTGCAACGGCTTGCGCAAACGCGCCGCAAGCTCGGGTCTGGCGTTGTTGAGCCAGATGCCAAGCACCAAGGGCAAGAACAGCATCAGCGTTACGGTGATCGCGATCTGGATCGGGTCGATTGCCGTCGCTTTCAAAATCTCGCGCGTCGGGCCGTAGAGCCCGCCCCAAAACGCGATGTTGAGAGGTGTAAGCAGCACCGCACCCACTGTTGCGAACGCTGTCATCGACACCGACAACGCGGAGTTCCCCCCCGCACGGTGCGTGATGAAATTGGAAATGTTTCCACCCGGACACGCCGCCACGAGGATCAACCCCAACGCGATGGAGGGCCGTGGATTCAACGCTAGCACCATAAGAAATGTCAGCGCAGGCAACACCAGAAATTGCGAGAACAAGCCGGTGATCAAGGCCTTGGGCGAGCTTGCGACACGACGGAAATCGTCCGGCTTCAAATCCAGCGCAACCGAGAACATCACCACCGCCAGAATGGCATTCAGAAGCATGAGGCTTCCGGGGCTGAAATTCAGCAAGATGCCGTCTACGTCGCCCATCACGCCCCCGCTTTCAGCGTTCTGATCTGCTTTGTCACCGCGTTCCGGTAGGTGTTTTTATCAACGTAATAAGCCATGCGCGGCAGGTCGATATAATTCATCCCACCAGTCGCACGCTCAAACCCCTCAGCCTTTTCGGCCTGAAGCGCCTTGGCGGCGGCAGTCCCCTTACCCAAGCCTGCAATATAGCGCGCGACCATTTCGGCTTGCTCATGCCGCCCTTGCCAACCAAGGCCTGACGCTTCGACCATACCCAGCACGAACAGATCATCCCGTGTGGGATGCATGGCATTCAGATACAGATGCGGGGCAGAGCCCTGCCAGTTGAGCAGGGCATCATCGATAAACGGATAGTGCAACTTGTAGCCTGTCGCCGCGAGGATCATGTCGTACTCACCCTGCGTGCCATCCTTAAAATGAACGGTCTTCCCGTCCAGCCGCTCAATGTCGGCGCGGATCTTGATATCCCCGTGCCCTGCGTGGAACAGGATAAGCGAATTCACCACTGGGTGGCTTTCGTAGAGCGCATAATCCGGTTTCGGGAACCCGTATTTCTGAGGGTCGCCGACGAACCACTTCAGAATGGTCCCGTCAACTTTGCGCTTGAGCCACATCGGCAGCTTGATCGCCCCGCCCATCGTGTCCGCAGGTTTGCCAAACACATATTTGGGGACAAAATAATAGCCGCGCCGCATCGACAATTCGCACGACACTCCGTGGTGAATGGCATCCACCGCAATGTCGCAGCCAGAGTTGCCCGCCCCCACAATCAGCACGCGCTTTCGTTCGAACTGCTTGGGGGAACGATAGGCGCTGGAATGAATCAACTCGCCATCAAATGCGCCATTGAAGTCTGGCATATTGGGTTCTGACAAAGTGCCGTTGGCGATCAAAACCCCCGCAAAGACGGCAGATTGCGTTGCACCATCACAGTCCCAAGTGACGCGCCAGCCGTCACCGCTATCCCCAAGCGGCTCAGCGGACAGGATTTTTGCGCCAAAGGTATAGTGCTCATAAAGGCCAAATTCCTTTGCGAACCCTCGAAAGTAATCGCGTAATTCGCGGTGCGACGGGTATTCGGCGACACTGTCATCCATCGGATAATCGGCGAATTCTGTCATGGTTTTGGACGAGATCAGGTGCGCGGTGTCATACATTGTGGACAGCGGCGCATCTATATCCCACAGCCCACCCACATCGCTGTGTAGCTCGAACCCGTGAAACGCGATGCCTTGCTCTGCAAGGTTCTTTGCCATCGCTAGGCCCATCGGGCCCGCTCCGATCAGCGCATAGGAATTTTCTGTCCCCGTCAGCACTGCCGGGACCTTCGCCTGTGTCATGGAAATGTCTCCTCCGTCGCAAATTAAATTGAACGATCGTTCAAACTAAGGCAAGATGTATTTTGAAAGGACGTGAAGTGAATGAATTAGAAAGAAAAAGAGCGCCGTCCAAACGGTCCTTGGCCACCCGTCAGCGGATATTCGACGCCGCCGAGCAGTTGTTTGCAGAGCGGGGATTCGAGGGCGCATCGATCCGCGATATTGCGAAAGCAGCCGATGTGCAGACCGCTCTGGTGAACCACCACGGCGGCCCGAAGGAAGTGTTTTTCGAGGCCATTGTCGCCCGCCGCGCCCAACCATTGGCCGTGTTGAGACAAGAGCAACTCACTCTGATTGCACCGACCTTATCGACCGTCTCTGATGACGCTGCCTTGAGCGCCATTCTAACTGCATTTATCGGGCCGTTCTTGCATCTTGCTGAGGATGATCTGGGCTGGCGGGCCTATGCACGGCTTGTGGCGCAAATCTCCTCCGATGTGCGATGGTCGGATTTGGCCGCGACCTATTTCGATCCTACGGCGCAGCATTTCTTGGTAGCGCTACAATCCCGTTTTCCGGATGCGCAGCCCTTGGCCATTTCTCAGGGATTTGTCTACACGGTCTCCTCGATGCTGGCCCTGTCAACGTCGCGCTGGCGCATCGCCGCGCTTGCAGGGCAACCCGCACAAGGCGGCGCGCACGTTGGGCTAGACGGCTTAGTCACATACGCAGCCGCGGGCTACATGGCTCTCTTGTCGAACGCCAGCTAAGGCGCGTCGTATGTTGGTCGCACTTTAATGGCTGCAACGACGCGACCCTTAACGCTCCATCGCGCCCTTGCCCGCAAGTATTTTGTCACGAAACTTCTCGATCCGGGCCACGCGGGTCGCGGATGTCTTGGCCTGATTGAGGTTGAACATGTAGCTCTTCTGCCGACCCGGTGTCAGGGCGTGAAACGCGTCAGCCAACTCCGGATCATCGTCCAGCGCCGCGCTCAGCTCATCGGGCATATCGCTCTTGCGGTCGACTTTCGGTGGTTTCGTCCCTGCCTCGGCATGAGCCATCAACTGCCCCAGATATGACCGGATCACCGGTTCCATGATGCTAACCTGTGCAAAATCCCTAAAGCGGATTGTTCCGGGCGTCTGACTGTTCGGTCCCAGCTTCTCCAACACGCCTTCGGTGTCTTTCAGAAGTCCAGGGTTCATGAAGCTAAGCCTGAAATCGCCCTTGAAGGCGCCGAGGATCGCGATGTTGCGGTCAGCGTGCATATAGGTGGGGTGCGCCCACTTCACAGTTTCTACCAACCCCATATCAAGGCAAATGCGGCGCAGATCGCGCAGCCCGTCGACCCACCGCTGCACTGAACATTGCGGCGTGTCGAAGCGGCCGCACCGACCACACCCCTTGGTAAAGAAATCATCCGCGTCGGTGATCATCGCCATCCCCAGTCGCTCCTTTCGCACCCGAGCCGCACCCTCTGAGGCACATTACTCCCCTTGGCCGAGCGCGCGAATGATTTCATTGAGTGTGATCGCGCGGCGGAACCGTTTTTTTGTGCGGGAACGCAAGCTCCCGAACTTGATTTGGAATGCCTGAGTATCGCGCACAGCCGTTCATACTATATCCACTTCCAAGGCTTTTCACTTGATACGACAAGTCTCGCGAGACTCGATGCGCCAGCCAAAGAGTGTACTGGAAGTCGGCCAACCAGGGCGGCTTTGAGAAATAGGGCTTTGGGCGTAGACTCGTTCCAAACACTTATCCGGAGCGTGTCGTGCTGAAAATTGATGAACAGATCGAGACCGTCGAACGCCTCAGGGAG
Above is a window of Litoreibacter janthinus DNA encoding:
- a CDS encoding flavin-containing monooxygenase; amino-acid sequence: MTQAKVPAVLTGTENSYALIGAGPMGLAMAKNLAEQGIAFHGFELHSDVGGLWDIDAPLSTMYDTAHLISSKTMTEFADYPMDDSVAEYPSHRELRDYFRGFAKEFGLYEHYTFGAKILSAEPLGDSGDGWRVTWDCDGATQSAVFAGVLIANGTLSEPNMPDFNGAFDGELIHSSAYRSPKQFERKRVLIVGAGNSGCDIAVDAIHHGVSCELSMRRGYYFVPKYVFGKPADTMGGAIKLPMWLKRKVDGTILKWFVGDPQKYGFPKPDYALYESHPVVNSLILFHAGHGDIKIRADIERLDGKTVHFKDGTQGEYDMILAATGYKLHYPFIDDALLNWQGSAPHLYLNAMHPTRDDLFVLGMVEASGLGWQGRHEQAEMVARYIAGLGKGTAAAKALQAEKAEGFERATGGMNYIDLPRMAYYVDKNTYRNAVTKQIRTLKAGA
- a CDS encoding TetR/AcrR family transcriptional regulator, with translation MNELERKRAPSKRSLATRQRIFDAAEQLFAERGFEGASIRDIAKAADVQTALVNHHGGPKEVFFEAIVARRAQPLAVLRQEQLTLIAPTLSTVSDDAALSAILTAFIGPFLHLAEDDLGWRAYARLVAQISSDVRWSDLAATYFDPTAQHFLVALQSRFPDAQPLAISQGFVYTVSSMLALSTSRWRIAALAGQPAQGGAHVGLDGLVTYAAAGYMALLSNAS
- a CDS encoding YdeI/OmpD-associated family protein, with the protein product MAMITDADDFFTKGCGRCGRFDTPQCSVQRWVDGLRDLRRICLDMGLVETVKWAHPTYMHADRNIAILGAFKGDFRLSFMNPGLLKDTEGVLEKLGPNSQTPGTIRFRDFAQVSIMEPVIRSYLGQLMAHAEAGTKPPKVDRKSDMPDELSAALDDDPELADAFHALTPGRQKSYMFNLNQAKTSATRVARIEKFRDKILAGKGAMER